In one window of Methanomassiliicoccales archaeon DNA:
- the cyaB gene encoding class IV adenylate cyclase has translation MIELEIKVPCPDLNGLERRLKELGAEHVEDLDQEDVYFSHPERDFGVTDEALRLRRENDRSRITYKGPKMDADTKMREEIELGVEDLSLMSSVLERVGFKPFLRVAKSRTVYSYQDVEICLDRVEGLGDYVELEYEGEDLVAGKEKIMLLKRQLGLKGNERRSYLELIMEK, from the coding sequence ATGATCGAGCTGGAGATAAAGGTGCCCTGCCCGGACCTGAACGGGTTGGAACGCCGACTGAAAGAACTTGGCGCCGAGCACGTCGAGGACCTTGATCAGGAAGACGTATACTTCTCCCACCCAGAACGTGATTTCGGGGTCACGGATGAGGCCCTGAGGCTGAGAAGGGAGAACGACCGATCTCGCATCACCTACAAGGGACCGAAAATGGACGCGGATACAAAGATGCGAGAGGAGATCGAACTGGGCGTGGAGGACCTATCACTCATGTCCTCTGTACTGGAAAGGGTGGGGTTCAAACCGTTTTTACGGGTGGCTAAAAGCCGCACGGTATATTCGTACCAGGATGTGGAGATATGCTTGGACCGGGTGGAAGGTCTGGGTGATTACGTCGAACTGGAGTACGAAGGCGAGGACCTTGTTGCCGGTAAAGAGAAGATCATGCTGTTGAAGCGACAACTTGGCCTAAAAGGGAACGAACGCCGGTCCTATCTTGAACTGATAATGGAAAAATAA
- a CDS encoding CPBP family glutamic-type intramembrane protease — protein sequence MKGGMDHGEPRTCPRCASPMPQDAMFCPHCGMPLTLQDEAASRQYDYYAPPPRLIVQKSSIQTAREVIRGIGAVMTLIILALVSLNVGIMLWGMGLVIPEAWDKTTSLYVALPWLVRFLSLPGLAFVIFYILLVASVLLSFVFMLYLSRKEFSRELRFLPTKHSPIYVISTLFMAVLTMNAAYYLTLGLFGIDPSSGGTAGSELWELLYSLLRASVWEEVICRILFIGLPLAVVYAVKGKTGPYRRYILGGGFQIGSWEKLFLIFSSAMFAFAHVFSWDLYKVLPTFLAGLALGYLFLKYGIYASIMLHFFIDYLSMPMEVWQGDGTDLAMGLFLLVAMIVGAVYLIYYSIRGLELFCGRTFLVWESKRPLAAYYQPMASAQPYQPYSGPAYGPSFGFVCMNCGSTEARYQEGRFVCSRCGKDS from the coding sequence ATGAAAGGGGGTATGGACCACGGTGAGCCTCGCACGTGCCCACGTTGCGCGTCGCCTATGCCGCAGGACGCTATGTTCTGCCCTCATTGCGGCATGCCGTTGACATTGCAGGACGAGGCTGCCTCCCGACAGTACGATTATTATGCCCCGCCACCCCGGTTGATCGTACAGAAGAGCAGCATACAGACCGCACGGGAGGTGATACGGGGCATTGGCGCCGTCATGACCTTGATCATTCTGGCCCTGGTGTCCTTAAATGTTGGCATTATGTTATGGGGCATGGGCCTGGTCATTCCCGAGGCTTGGGACAAGACGACCTCGCTCTACGTCGCCCTTCCCTGGCTGGTACGTTTCCTTAGCCTACCTGGCCTGGCATTCGTCATCTTCTACATACTATTGGTGGCCTCGGTGCTGCTATCGTTCGTGTTCATGCTCTACCTGAGCCGGAAGGAGTTCAGTAGGGAATTGCGTTTCCTGCCCACGAAGCACTCCCCCATCTACGTCATCAGCACGTTGTTCATGGCCGTCCTGACGATGAACGCCGCCTATTACCTGACCCTGGGGTTGTTCGGGATCGACCCTTCTAGTGGTGGCACCGCCGGTTCTGAGCTTTGGGAGCTGCTTTACAGCCTTCTGCGTGCTTCTGTCTGGGAGGAGGTAATCTGCCGCATACTTTTCATAGGCCTGCCATTGGCGGTCGTGTACGCGGTAAAGGGAAAAACGGGTCCCTACCGCCGATACATCCTTGGCGGAGGTTTCCAGATAGGATCCTGGGAAAAGTTGTTCCTGATATTTTCCTCGGCCATGTTCGCCTTCGCCCACGTGTTCAGCTGGGACCTTTACAAGGTCCTACCGACCTTCCTGGCCGGACTGGCACTGGGATACCTGTTCCTAAAATATGGCATCTATGCCAGCATCATGTTGCACTTCTTCATCGATTATCTCTCCATGCCCATGGAGGTCTGGCAGGGAGACGGTACCGACCTAGCCATGGGATTGTTCCTGCTGGTGGCCATGATCGTCGGGGCGGTATACCTGATCTACTATTCCATCCGGGGCTTGGAGCTCTTCTGTGGGAGGACCTTCCTGGTGTGGGAGAGCAAGAGACCTTTGGCCGCGTACTATCAGCCGATGGCATCGGCCCAGCCGTACCAACCATATTCCGGACCGGCGTACGGACCCTCGTTCGGTTTCGTCTGCATGAACTGCGGCAGCACCGAGGCTCGCTACCAGGAAGGTCGCTTC